Proteins from a single region of Geothrix sp. PMB-07:
- a CDS encoding cation diffusion facilitator family transporter encodes MSAAEHLQQKARIRLALLSIAAGAGLLGLKYLSFVLSGSVALKSDAIESIVNVVAAVFALGAVIFAGRPADKEHPYGHGKIEHFSAAFEGGLISLAAVFIILEGARGLIYGVELKDLGKGLAVNLFAGSLNGLLGWYMLKQGRKTRSRALEADGHHILSDFWTTMGIALGLLAVKLTGIHWLDPLMALAVGLLLARTGFRLVKESSQALLDMEDPDVLHKVLTAMNGVRTWDILAVHEMRTFRSGRYTHVDVHIVVPEFYPVRQAHDLCEGFGEKALEAAAIEGEVHTHVDPCGRLYCSRCPAEPCSIRVAPRSTDATFTLEEATAAGPA; translated from the coding sequence ATGTCTGCCGCCGAGCACCTTCAACAAAAAGCCAGAATCCGCCTGGCCCTGCTATCCATCGCAGCCGGAGCCGGGCTCCTGGGCCTCAAATACCTGTCCTTCGTCCTGTCAGGCTCTGTGGCTTTGAAATCCGATGCCATTGAAAGCATCGTCAACGTGGTGGCGGCGGTCTTCGCCCTGGGCGCCGTGATCTTCGCTGGTCGCCCCGCCGACAAGGAACACCCCTACGGCCACGGCAAAATCGAGCATTTCAGCGCTGCCTTCGAAGGTGGCCTCATCTCGCTCGCGGCGGTGTTCATTATCCTGGAGGGCGCCCGAGGCCTCATCTATGGCGTGGAACTGAAAGACCTGGGCAAGGGCCTTGCCGTGAACTTGTTCGCGGGCAGCCTCAACGGGCTGCTGGGCTGGTACATGCTCAAGCAGGGGCGGAAGACCCGGTCCCGGGCCCTGGAGGCGGACGGCCACCACATCCTGTCGGATTTCTGGACCACCATGGGCATCGCCCTGGGCCTCCTTGCCGTCAAGCTCACGGGCATCCACTGGCTGGACCCGCTCATGGCCCTGGCCGTCGGCCTGCTGCTGGCCCGCACCGGCTTCCGCCTCGTGAAGGAATCCTCTCAGGCCCTGCTCGACATGGAAGATCCAGACGTACTCCACAAGGTGCTCACCGCCATGAACGGAGTCCGCACCTGGGACATCCTCGCCGTCCACGAGATGCGCACCTTCCGCAGTGGCCGCTACACCCACGTGGACGTGCACATCGTCGTGCCGGAGTTCTACCCGGTGCGCCAGGCCCACGATCTCTGCGAAGGCTTCGGCGAAAAGGCCCTGGAGGCCGCGGCCATCGAAGGGGAAGTCCACACCCATGTGGATCCCTGCGGGCGCCTCTACTGCTCACGGTGCCCTGCAGAGCCCTGTTCCATCCGCGTGGCGCCTCGGTCCACGGATGCGACCTTCACCCTGGAAGAGGCCACGGCCGCAGGGCCTGCCTGA
- a CDS encoding sensor histidine kinase, which yields MTSHHLGLAWVWAYSLLSPLAHIGAFAFLAPLAWILPRRISSPWNFILGFVLSVIACELVSALLPYIDAWMLSHGDLEFNLSKLVGLYISFVGPTMILVGGLVASRAHSDELREASEVEAQIAKNRLLQSQIHPHVLFNALNGLAELVYKNPKAAERAIRHLSDLLRRIMRASEHMRLPLGEERKIISDFLALEAIRLEGRLRVVWDWDEGLDAIEVPPLLLQPLVENAIKHGISPSIPGGDLVLRARAEDGVILLEVWNSGEPYHEHQSPSGIGVKNLCLRLALHFGSGATFSVGPSDHGTLASIRLEAMQVE from the coding sequence TTGACATCACATCACCTTGGACTGGCGTGGGTCTGGGCCTACTCACTTCTTTCTCCACTCGCACACATTGGTGCATTTGCCTTTCTTGCCCCACTTGCCTGGATTCTTCCACGTCGAATTTCTTCCCCTTGGAATTTCATCCTCGGGTTTGTTCTTTCGGTGATTGCTTGTGAACTGGTCTCAGCGCTTCTTCCGTACATCGATGCCTGGATGCTTTCCCATGGGGACCTTGAATTCAACCTCAGTAAGTTGGTGGGTCTCTACATCTCCTTCGTGGGTCCAACCATGATTCTGGTCGGTGGATTGGTCGCTTCCCGGGCTCATTCTGATGAGCTCCGGGAGGCATCCGAAGTGGAAGCCCAGATCGCCAAGAACCGATTGCTCCAAAGCCAGATCCATCCCCATGTGCTGTTCAATGCGCTCAATGGCCTGGCTGAACTCGTCTACAAGAACCCCAAGGCGGCTGAACGGGCCATCCGTCACCTATCCGACCTGCTCCGGCGCATCATGCGGGCCTCTGAGCACATGCGCCTGCCCCTGGGGGAAGAACGGAAAATCATCTCAGACTTCCTGGCATTGGAAGCCATTCGCCTGGAGGGCCGACTCCGGGTGGTTTGGGACTGGGACGAAGGGCTGGATGCCATCGAAGTGCCTCCTCTTCTTCTGCAGCCCTTGGTGGAGAACGCCATCAAACACGGCATTTCACCCAGCATTCCCGGTGGGGATCTGGTGCTTCGCGCCAGAGCTGAAGACGGCGTGATCCTGCTGGAAGTCTGGAATTCCGGCGAACCGTATCATGAGCACCAGTCGCCAAGTGGCATTGGTGTGAAGAACCTGTGTCTGCGGCTGGCTCTGCATTTCGGCAGCGGAGCTACCTTCTCGGTAGGCCCTTCGGATCACGGCACGCTCGCCTCCATCCGGCTTGAGGCGATGCAAGTAGAATGA
- a CDS encoding LytTR family DNA-binding domain-containing protein, with protein sequence MKALKALVVDDEPLARERLSRLLQEAGCDVIGELGDGLSLLRWLKEPRAVDVIFLDIQMPGPNGMEVLAEVSDCPPVVFVTAHATYAVRAFELAAVDYLLKPVFDDRLAKCLQRLQQQLVRRLSPLELKTLLPPPTRFPIRAGDGEVFMELELITHFELENERVWACRGLNRYVTRWNTLAEVEQAFPEDGMIRIQRHLLLRPQMVKGIRPTSVGRIKVMIAPKVELTVSRAMTPRTRDCLRAQNIPI encoded by the coding sequence ATGAAAGCCCTCAAAGCCCTGGTGGTCGATGACGAGCCCCTCGCCCGGGAGCGGCTGTCGCGGCTGCTGCAGGAGGCTGGCTGCGACGTGATCGGCGAACTTGGAGATGGTTTGTCCCTTCTGCGCTGGCTGAAGGAGCCCCGCGCAGTCGATGTCATCTTCCTGGATATTCAGATGCCAGGGCCCAACGGCATGGAAGTCCTGGCAGAAGTGTCGGACTGCCCCCCGGTGGTGTTCGTCACGGCCCACGCCACCTATGCCGTCCGGGCCTTTGAACTCGCTGCGGTGGACTACCTGCTCAAGCCGGTTTTCGACGACCGCCTCGCCAAGTGTTTGCAGCGCCTTCAACAGCAGCTGGTCCGCCGTCTCAGCCCACTGGAGCTGAAAACCCTCCTCCCGCCCCCGACGAGGTTTCCGATCCGTGCCGGAGATGGAGAGGTTTTCATGGAGCTGGAGCTCATCACGCACTTCGAACTGGAGAATGAACGCGTCTGGGCCTGCCGGGGCCTGAACCGATACGTCACCCGCTGGAACACCCTGGCCGAAGTGGAACAGGCCTTCCCCGAGGACGGCATGATCCGGATCCAGCGCCACCTCCTGCTTCGCCCCCAGATGGTCAAAGGGATCCGCCCCACCAGCGTGGGACGCATCAAGGTCATGATCGCCCCCAAGGTGGAATTGACTGTGAGCCGCGCCATGACGCCACGGACCAGGGACTGCCTCCGTGCCCAGAACATCCCCATTTGA
- a CDS encoding lantibiotic dehydratase: MREALALASPDLATRIDAWLDGSLDRTAAQNMERALLKYLSRLSSRSTPFGLFAGVSTGRWGSVSSLAVGSWRASRKSVRLDWGVLEELVARLEQEPEVRSARTYRPNTSAYARGGWYRYMERRQQAGAQARTYHLEAVEATAHLDSVLHQAKEGAHLDDLCTGLVRQVGADQAEARDFLEQVIASQLLCGDLAPALTHPDPLAGLIAILQSRPETAIQATPLVALNHTLEAIQVAPLGAHPEGYLDLIPPLVAAGLPPGMRDVLQVDLFRPGPGLALSAGVRRALEEGAETLRRLTPAPLEGPLDRFRAAFLERYEARWMPLLEVLDEESGIGFDGGTPMESPLLEGLAFPGFAGPRQLTERDRALLARLPKWQGSQAWELDDADLEALANPRPQPFPHSFAALAVLGADSVTALDQGDFHFWMEHHSGPTAARWLGRFASGDADLKASLCQHLLKEEALRPEVVFAEVVHVPEGRMGNVLARPSLREYEIPFLAAPGVAPGKTIWPADLQVAVRGDRIHLASASLRREVVPRLSSAHNFAHGPAVYRFLAHLQDQDGRSGGWSWGALDELSFLPRVTRGRHVMCKARWRIEKAELAQALAASGQNAWVAFQRLREQRGLPRFVVLADADNSLLVDLDQAVWVEALHHLVSGRSAFTLTECFPDPDQALVTAPEGGFAHELVIPFEATEPALPQAAPLALLGAPTSLRVHAPGSEWLYLKIYCGPTSADRLLVELETFLHETGKEAIWDRWHFVRYRDPDHHVRLRFHGRPLCLTTELLPRLARHLDEGLGQGLLWKWQVDTFMPELERYGGEVGFSLAEAWFHEDSGRVLDRLVAGVSLEARWKAGLAEVDAIWGSLGLDLKARRDLAQASREAFRKEFGDAGEGAVRIGAAFRPRRKELESLIPSSEAPNRAGLGRIREAFDQGKLKVDLPSLAGSLAHMHLNRLLRRDHRETEWVLMEFLARLYESRLARRDR, encoded by the coding sequence GTGCGGGAAGCCCTGGCCCTGGCGTCGCCGGATCTGGCGACAAGGATTGATGCATGGCTGGACGGTTCCCTGGATCGCACCGCGGCCCAGAATATGGAACGCGCCCTGCTGAAGTACCTCAGTCGGCTGAGCAGCCGCTCGACGCCCTTTGGCCTTTTTGCGGGTGTTTCCACGGGGCGTTGGGGTTCTGTGAGTTCCCTTGCCGTGGGGTCCTGGCGGGCATCTCGCAAATCGGTGCGCCTGGATTGGGGTGTGTTGGAAGAGTTGGTGGCTCGCCTCGAACAGGAACCTGAGGTACGCAGTGCGCGGACCTATCGACCGAATACGAGCGCTTATGCCCGCGGCGGCTGGTACCGGTACATGGAGCGCCGCCAGCAGGCCGGAGCCCAGGCCCGGACGTACCATTTGGAAGCGGTGGAGGCCACGGCCCACCTCGATTCAGTGCTGCACCAGGCAAAGGAAGGTGCGCACCTTGACGATCTGTGTACTGGTCTCGTCAGGCAGGTTGGGGCCGATCAGGCCGAGGCCCGGGACTTCCTGGAGCAGGTGATCGCTTCCCAGTTGCTGTGTGGAGATCTGGCGCCTGCGTTGACTCACCCTGATCCTCTGGCTGGGCTGATCGCCATCCTTCAATCCCGTCCAGAGACCGCCATCCAGGCCACACCCTTGGTGGCCCTCAACCACACGCTGGAGGCCATTCAGGTCGCACCGCTCGGAGCCCATCCCGAGGGCTACCTGGATCTGATCCCTCCGCTGGTCGCCGCAGGACTCCCACCCGGCATGCGGGATGTCCTTCAGGTGGACCTCTTCCGTCCGGGCCCTGGGCTGGCGCTCTCGGCAGGTGTTCGTCGTGCTCTGGAGGAGGGTGCAGAGACGCTCCGTCGACTCACACCTGCCCCGCTGGAAGGGCCCTTGGACCGCTTCCGCGCCGCCTTCCTGGAACGCTATGAGGCCCGATGGATGCCGCTTCTGGAGGTGCTGGACGAGGAGAGCGGCATCGGGTTTGACGGTGGAACGCCGATGGAATCGCCCCTGCTCGAAGGCTTGGCCTTCCCGGGGTTCGCGGGCCCGCGCCAACTGACGGAGCGGGATCGCGCCCTGTTGGCACGTCTCCCCAAATGGCAGGGCTCTCAGGCCTGGGAGCTGGATGATGCGGACCTCGAGGCGTTGGCCAATCCCCGGCCTCAGCCGTTCCCTCATTCCTTTGCAGCCCTGGCGGTACTGGGCGCTGACAGCGTGACCGCCCTGGACCAGGGCGATTTCCACTTCTGGATGGAGCACCACTCGGGCCCCACCGCCGCGCGGTGGCTGGGGCGCTTCGCCTCCGGCGATGCGGATCTGAAGGCTTCGCTTTGCCAGCACCTGCTGAAGGAAGAAGCCCTGCGCCCCGAGGTGGTGTTTGCGGAAGTGGTCCACGTGCCCGAAGGTCGCATGGGCAATGTGCTGGCCCGGCCCTCGCTTCGCGAGTATGAGATTCCATTTCTCGCGGCGCCGGGGGTGGCGCCAGGCAAGACCATTTGGCCCGCCGACTTGCAGGTGGCTGTGAGAGGTGATCGCATCCATCTGGCCTCCGCGAGCCTGCGGCGTGAAGTGGTGCCGCGACTGTCTTCCGCCCACAACTTTGCCCATGGGCCAGCGGTGTACCGATTCCTGGCTCATCTGCAGGACCAGGACGGGCGTTCGGGCGGGTGGTCCTGGGGTGCGCTGGACGAGCTGTCCTTCCTGCCGCGGGTGACCCGTGGTCGCCATGTGATGTGCAAGGCCCGCTGGCGGATTGAAAAGGCTGAATTGGCGCAGGCCTTGGCAGCCTCGGGGCAGAATGCCTGGGTTGCTTTCCAGCGATTGAGAGAACAGCGGGGCCTGCCCCGGTTCGTGGTGCTGGCCGATGCGGACAACAGCCTGCTGGTGGATCTGGATCAGGCGGTCTGGGTGGAGGCTTTGCATCATCTCGTTTCGGGGCGGTCGGCCTTCACGCTCACGGAGTGTTTTCCGGATCCGGACCAGGCCCTGGTCACGGCACCCGAAGGGGGCTTTGCCCACGAGCTGGTGATTCCTTTTGAGGCCACGGAGCCAGCTCTGCCACAGGCTGCTCCACTGGCGCTGCTGGGTGCGCCAACCTCGCTTCGCGTGCATGCCCCCGGCTCCGAATGGCTCTACCTCAAAATCTACTGCGGCCCAACCAGCGCGGATCGGCTCCTGGTCGAGTTGGAGACCTTCCTTCATGAAACGGGCAAAGAGGCGATTTGGGATCGCTGGCACTTCGTCCGCTACCGCGATCCGGATCATCACGTTCGCCTGCGCTTCCATGGCCGACCGCTGTGCCTCACCACGGAGCTGCTGCCCCGTCTGGCCCGGCACCTGGATGAAGGCCTCGGCCAGGGGCTGCTCTGGAAATGGCAAGTGGACACCTTCATGCCGGAGCTGGAGCGTTACGGTGGCGAGGTGGGATTCTCTTTGGCGGAGGCGTGGTTCCACGAGGACAGCGGGCGTGTGCTGGACCGCCTGGTGGCGGGCGTTTCTCTGGAGGCGCGCTGGAAGGCGGGCCTGGCGGAGGTGGACGCCATCTGGGGCTCACTGGGCCTGGACCTTAAGGCGCGCAGAGATCTGGCTCAGGCTTCCCGAGAAGCGTTCCGGAAGGAATTCGGTGATGCGGGCGAGGGGGCCGTGCGGATCGGCGCCGCTTTCCGGCCACGGCGAAAGGAATTGGAATCGCTGATCCCCAGCTCAGAGGCTCCAAACCGCGCCGGTCTAGGCCGAATCCGGGAGGCCTTTGATCAGGGGAAGCTGAAGGTGGATCTGCCCAGCCTGGCGGGAAGCCTCGCCCACATGCACCTCAACCGACTGCTGCGAAGGGATCACCGGGAAACCGAGTGGGTGCTCATGGAATTCCTGGCTCGCCTCTACGAATCCCGTTTGGCGCGACGGGACCGCTGA
- a CDS encoding bifunctional hydroxymethylpyrimidine kinase/phosphomethylpyrimidine kinase has protein sequence MSAPRPDVPPLTPPLGLCLGGMDPSAGAGLLRDVQALAELGCQPMAVSLAETLQNGLGCTRIDPPAMDPITRVETLAPHLVGRWGLKLSLCAMEAAAFRRLCATLRHLAPPRCIWDPILAPSAGVGLHDGSDLRRMAADLLPTGRWVVSPNRGEAAAFAGLPPEAIRHASVEALTNPWLEVGAEAVWLKGGHASGDQVQDVWVTQQGVTLLPPSPRLSGERRGTGCLLSATWLGLRLLGRDDLQAAAESAHRLRERWDRAFSPGGIGRPMFSPAPVLVEPS, from the coding sequence ATGAGTGCCCCCCGCCCCGACGTTCCGCCGCTCACGCCTCCGCTTGGTCTTTGCCTGGGCGGCATGGATCCGTCAGCCGGAGCGGGCCTGCTCCGCGATGTCCAGGCGCTGGCTGAATTGGGCTGCCAGCCCATGGCCGTGAGCTTGGCCGAAACCCTCCAAAATGGCCTGGGCTGCACCCGCATCGACCCTCCGGCCATGGATCCCATCACCCGGGTGGAGACTCTGGCACCGCATCTGGTCGGCCGCTGGGGCCTCAAGCTAAGCCTCTGCGCCATGGAGGCCGCCGCCTTCCGGCGCCTGTGTGCCACCCTCCGCCACTTGGCGCCGCCACGATGCATATGGGATCCCATCCTGGCGCCCAGCGCCGGGGTGGGCCTCCATGACGGGAGCGATCTCCGACGCATGGCCGCAGACCTCCTCCCCACCGGCCGCTGGGTGGTGAGTCCCAACCGGGGCGAAGCGGCGGCTTTCGCTGGATTGCCCCCGGAGGCCATACGGCATGCCTCGGTGGAAGCCCTCACCAACCCCTGGCTGGAGGTCGGCGCCGAAGCCGTCTGGCTCAAGGGTGGCCACGCCAGCGGAGACCAGGTGCAGGACGTCTGGGTCACCCAGCAAGGTGTCACGCTTCTTCCGCCATCCCCCAGGCTTTCTGGTGAGCGCCGAGGCACCGGCTGCCTCCTGTCCGCCACCTGGCTGGGACTGCGGCTGCTGGGGCGGGATGACCTTCAGGCCGCCGCCGAATCCGCTCATCGATTGAGGGAGCGGTGGGACCGGGCCTTCAGTCCGGGAGGCATCGGGCGGCCCATGTTCTCGCCAGCGCCTGTCCTCGTGGAGCCATCGTGA
- a CDS encoding nitrogen regulation protein NR(II), which produces MGPRGMSGNSIDRLSQAVLPERALMAALDQAFEAIALLDAKDGTIVHSNAAFARTFGDSSQKAPRQRLLDLFQLDEAGQVLTTALQQARSGQTWMGCTPLKTLTGKAIHFEVALSPVRGDDDAVRSLVVRLRDLTLDVETNRHLRLAQKMNSLGVLAGGVAHDFNNLIGAILNTAEQIEMQVEPDSPVRRKLETIQRIGDRAKGLTSQILNFSGHSEGKWSLIDLSDLIIEVTNVLKTTFPENVKVRTDLTKGTKIYGDPSQLHQVVLNLGINASQAMQPAGGILSIHLQPAVENHGTSQGSTEPCVLLTVEDSGCGMDSRTLERIFEPFFTTKEAGHGTGLGLSVVYDIVHAHGGSLQVSSKPGQGSSFQILLPLNHGKVKVWAS; this is translated from the coding sequence ATGGGACCTCGCGGCATGAGCGGCAACAGCATCGACCGGCTGTCTCAGGCTGTTCTGCCGGAACGCGCACTCATGGCCGCCTTGGACCAGGCCTTTGAGGCCATCGCCCTGCTTGATGCGAAGGACGGAACCATTGTCCACTCCAATGCTGCCTTTGCCAGAACCTTCGGTGATTCCAGCCAGAAGGCCCCTCGTCAGCGCCTGCTGGATCTGTTCCAGCTGGACGAGGCGGGCCAGGTATTAACCACAGCCCTCCAACAGGCGCGCTCTGGCCAGACATGGATGGGTTGCACCCCACTGAAGACCCTCACGGGCAAGGCCATCCACTTCGAGGTGGCCCTGTCTCCCGTTCGCGGCGACGATGATGCCGTCCGGTCCTTGGTGGTGAGGCTCAGGGACCTCACCTTGGATGTGGAAACGAATCGTCACCTCCGCCTGGCCCAAAAAATGAACAGCCTCGGTGTCCTGGCCGGGGGCGTTGCCCACGACTTCAACAATTTGATCGGAGCCATTCTCAACACAGCCGAACAGATCGAGATGCAGGTCGAACCGGACAGTCCCGTGAGGCGGAAGCTCGAGACCATCCAACGGATCGGCGACCGGGCCAAGGGACTAACCTCGCAGATCCTGAACTTCAGCGGACACTCTGAGGGCAAATGGTCCCTCATCGACCTCTCCGACCTGATCATCGAAGTCACCAATGTGCTCAAGACCACTTTCCCTGAAAACGTGAAGGTGCGGACCGATCTGACCAAGGGGACCAAGATCTATGGCGATCCCTCCCAGTTGCACCAGGTCGTCTTGAACCTGGGCATCAATGCGAGCCAAGCCATGCAGCCCGCGGGCGGCATCCTTTCCATCCACCTCCAGCCAGCGGTCGAGAACCACGGCACCTCCCAGGGATCAACGGAACCCTGCGTGCTGTTGACCGTGGAGGATTCCGGCTGCGGCATGGATTCCCGCACCTTGGAACGAATCTTCGAACCCTTCTTCACCACCAAGGAAGCAGGCCATGGAACAGGCCTGGGCTTATCGGTGGTGTACGACATCGTCCATGCGCATGGCGGCAGCCTGCAAGTCTCTAGCAAACCCGGACAAGGGAGTTCCTTCCAGATCCTGCTTCCCCTCAATCATGGGAAGGTCAAGGTTTGGGCTAGTTGA
- a CDS encoding flagellar basal body-associated FliL family protein, with translation MSDEAGPKKSPMKLIIIIVAALVVLGGGGAGAMMLMKKKAAAKTAEEEKTKVAEAKPHEEAASETPAHGGEDSEDCEDTGEKHESGGHGGPEAAPVMVLTRTVNLTGPRRNAFLRCELNILFCDNELGKLVSGDKPSPEKSLIQSIVLGTLSGKSVEEATDAESREALRKEMRDKLNEQFKPHPPKAGEKEDPKHKKPKKPIKSVLIVDWAIQQ, from the coding sequence ATGTCCGACGAAGCCGGTCCGAAGAAGAGCCCCATGAAGCTGATCATCATCATCGTTGCAGCCCTGGTAGTCCTCGGCGGCGGCGGTGCCGGAGCGATGATGTTGATGAAGAAAAAGGCCGCCGCCAAGACCGCCGAGGAGGAGAAAACCAAGGTGGCCGAGGCGAAACCCCATGAGGAAGCCGCTTCGGAAACGCCTGCCCATGGGGGGGAGGATTCCGAGGACTGCGAAGACACCGGCGAGAAGCACGAAAGCGGCGGCCACGGGGGCCCGGAAGCCGCCCCCGTCATGGTGCTGACCCGCACCGTGAACCTCACCGGCCCGCGCCGCAACGCCTTCCTCCGCTGCGAACTGAACATCCTCTTCTGCGACAACGAACTGGGCAAGCTCGTCTCCGGCGACAAACCTTCCCCGGAGAAGAGCCTCATTCAGTCCATCGTGCTGGGAACGCTGTCCGGCAAGAGCGTGGAAGAAGCCACCGATGCCGAATCCCGCGAGGCCCTGCGCAAGGAGATGCGGGACAAACTGAACGAGCAGTTCAAGCCCCATCCGCCCAAGGCGGGGGAAAAGGAAGATCCCAAGCACAAAAAACCCAAGAAACCCATCAAGAGCGTGCTCATCGTGGATTGGGCCATCCAGCAGTAG
- the dusB gene encoding tRNA dihydrouridine synthase DusB → MTFPHTPFQIRDVEVPNRLVMAPLHEITDQPFRKFIREVGGVGLVVSEMISSEALIRHAVKAERMMAATGERPLSMQISGGRPEALAEGAVLCEAAGADLVDLNMGCPASNVTKGGAGSALLRDIRLAERCVSGMVKAVKVPVTVKMRAGWDASQKERGEFLDFLRMFEAVGVQALAIHPRTRAQQYEGNADWSIIARAVDAGTSYPIIGNGDVNTSADAFRMVEQTGCAAVMIGRGALYNPFLFRQIVDPEFAVTTEMRIDATLRLFQILLDLLEPREALHKIKKIGAWFTKGVPGGSGFRQNLHAASDAQALMTAIDALRHPGAA, encoded by the coding sequence ATGACCTTTCCCCACACGCCATTTCAAATCCGCGACGTCGAGGTGCCCAACCGCCTCGTCATGGCCCCGTTGCACGAGATCACCGACCAGCCCTTCCGCAAATTCATCCGCGAGGTGGGCGGGGTGGGGCTGGTGGTGTCGGAAATGATCAGCAGCGAGGCCCTGATCCGCCACGCGGTGAAGGCCGAACGGATGATGGCCGCCACGGGCGAGCGGCCGCTCTCCATGCAGATATCTGGCGGACGCCCAGAGGCCCTGGCCGAGGGGGCGGTGCTGTGCGAGGCCGCGGGTGCGGATTTGGTGGATCTCAACATGGGGTGTCCCGCCAGCAACGTCACCAAGGGCGGCGCCGGATCGGCGCTGCTGCGCGACATCCGCCTGGCTGAGCGCTGCGTGTCAGGCATGGTGAAGGCCGTGAAGGTGCCGGTGACGGTCAAGATGCGCGCCGGTTGGGATGCCTCGCAGAAGGAACGCGGCGAATTCCTCGACTTCCTTCGCATGTTCGAGGCCGTGGGCGTGCAGGCGCTGGCCATCCATCCCCGCACTCGCGCCCAGCAGTACGAAGGCAACGCCGACTGGAGTATCATCGCCCGCGCCGTCGATGCGGGAACCTCGTACCCCATCATCGGCAATGGCGATGTGAACACATCTGCTGATGCCTTCCGCATGGTGGAGCAGACCGGCTGTGCCGCCGTGATGATCGGGCGGGGCGCCCTCTACAATCCCTTCCTCTTCCGGCAGATCGTGGACCCCGAGTTCGCCGTGACCACGGAAATGCGCATCGACGCCACCCTGCGGCTCTTCCAGATCCTGCTGGATCTGCTGGAGCCCCGGGAAGCCCTGCACAAAATCAAGAAGATCGGCGCCTGGTTCACCAAGGGGGTGCCTGGCGGCAGTGGCTTCCGCCAGAACCTGCACGCTGCCAGCGATGCCCAGGCCCTGATGACAGCCATCGATGCCCTGAGGCATCCCGGGGCGGCCTAG
- the fliN gene encoding flagellar motor switch protein FliN, translating into MAIKRGDRIESDRVLSFEQVVAEVMPFIDTPLKLEIQLGQARMTIRDLLELEPGSLVELKKSAGEPMDVLCKERVIIRGEVTVLEDSLGLRVTEIVDSDRRV; encoded by the coding sequence ATGGCCATCAAGCGGGGGGATCGCATCGAGAGTGACCGCGTGCTCAGTTTCGAGCAGGTGGTGGCCGAGGTCATGCCCTTCATTGACACGCCCCTGAAGCTGGAGATCCAGCTGGGCCAAGCCCGCATGACCATTCGCGACCTACTGGAGCTGGAGCCTGGCTCCCTGGTGGAGCTCAAGAAGAGCGCAGGAGAGCCCATGGATGTCCTCTGCAAGGAACGGGTCATCATCCGCGGAGAAGTGACTGTTCTGGAGGACAGCCTGGGCCTCCGCGTCACGGAGATCGTGGATTCCGATCGGAGGGTCTAG